The Pseudolabrys sp. FHR47 genome contains a region encoding:
- a CDS encoding K+/H+ antiporter subunit F: MIAAACTFALVAISVSLLMNVYRLIAGPDATDRILALDTMVINAIGLIVLAGIMFGTTMYFEAALLFAMVGFVSTVAFCKFLLRGNVIE, encoded by the coding sequence ATGATCGCCGCCGCCTGCACTTTCGCGCTGGTCGCCATATCGGTCTCGCTGCTGATGAATGTCTACCGGCTCATCGCCGGCCCGGACGCGACCGACCGCATTCTTGCGCTCGACACGATGGTGATCAACGCGATCGGCCTGATCGTGCTCGCAGGAATCATGTTCGGCACCACCATGTATTTCGAGGCCGCCCTGCTATTCGCCATGGTCGGGTTCGTCTCGACGGTGGCGTTCTGCAAGTTCCTGCTGCGCGGCAATGTAATCGAGTGA
- a CDS encoding Na+/H+ antiporter subunit G, with protein MATLLEFVIAAFIVIGSVFLFVGSFGLAKLPDTMRRLHAPTKATTLGIGSLLIASLIYFASHDAAGIHELLITLFLFLTAPVSAVMIAKAHIFRHREVQRTLSKDAGGSGWATLNAAPDAPPQPSEQH; from the coding sequence ATGGCAACGCTTCTCGAATTCGTCATCGCCGCCTTCATTGTGATCGGGAGCGTGTTCCTGTTCGTCGGATCGTTCGGGCTCGCCAAGCTGCCCGACACGATGCGCCGGCTGCATGCCCCGACCAAGGCAACCACGCTCGGCATCGGTTCGCTCTTGATTGCGTCGCTGATTTACTTCGCCTCGCACGATGCGGCCGGCATCCACGAACTCCTGATCACGCTGTTCCTGTTCCTGACCGCGCCGGTCAGCGCCGTCATGATCGCCAAGGCGCACATCTTCCGGCACCGCGAGGTGCAGCGCACGCTCTCTAAGGACGCGGGCGGCTCCGGCTGGGCCACGCTGAATGCTGCGCCGGATGCGCCGCCTCAACCAAGTGAGCAGCATTAG
- a CDS encoding DUF411 domain-containing protein, with protein MMINMLRGAISAVGLLAMTVVASAAGTVEILSTAGCGCCVAWSRHLQENGYATKLKYLPAGDLWNRKMKAGLREGLTSCHTGLIDGYVVEGHVPAREVARLLKERPDAIGLVVPDMPSGSPGMGEPGPNSEPYKVLLLRRDGSTEIFASYP; from the coding sequence AGAGGCGCTATATCGGCGGTCGGGCTGTTGGCGATGACGGTTGTCGCCTCGGCCGCGGGCACGGTCGAGATACTGTCGACGGCAGGCTGCGGCTGTTGCGTCGCCTGGTCGCGCCATCTGCAGGAAAATGGCTATGCGACCAAACTCAAATACTTGCCGGCCGGCGATCTGTGGAACCGAAAAATGAAAGCCGGACTGAGAGAGGGGCTAACCTCCTGTCACACCGGCCTCATCGACGGTTACGTCGTAGAGGGGCACGTGCCGGCTCGCGAGGTCGCGAGGTTGCTGAAAGAGCGTCCGGATGCGATCGGGCTCGTGGTTCCTGACATGCCATCCGGTTCGCCCGGCATGGGCGAGCCTGGACCGAACTCCGAACCGTACAAGGTCTTGCTGTTGCGGCGCGATGGCTCGACGGAGATCTTTGCCAGCTATCCGTGA